TCAATATCAGTCCCATTAACTACTTGTATTGTAGATTGTTTTTTCTCAATTATAGGTTCAGATATAATTTTTTTTTCCTCTTTTTTTTCAGCCATTGCTTCTTCGGCTTGTTTAATTATATTTTCTGTATCTTTTGGAAGAGTACTTTCTGATGATGTTTTTGATGATGATTTAAGATTAAGCAATAAATCACCTTTAGAAACTTTATCACCAACTTTAACTGCTAAACTATCTACTTTTCCAGCAATTGTAGAAGGGATTTCAACGCTAGATTTGTCACTTTCAATTGTAACTATTGGATCATTTTCTTTAATTTGATCACCAGGTTTTACAAGTATCTCTATAACCTCAACATTTTCAAAGTCACCAATGTCAGGAACAAGTAATTTTTCGCTCATTTTTTAAAATGTTTTATATACCCAAAAAAACATTATTGAATTTTATTTTATCACATTAATAAGGTTTTTTCGTTAATCTTGTATTTTTATTGTACAAAAAATAAAAAAATAAATGAATATTAAGCTTTTTAGCTTCTCTCAATACACATAGCTATTCCCATGCCACCACCAATACAGAGTGCCGCACAACCTTTTTTTTTATCTTGCTTGATCATTTCATGGACAAGTGTAACCAAAATTCTTGCCCCAGAAGCTCCAATCGGATGACCCAAAGCAATTGCTCCTCCATTAACATTAACTTTTTGTTCAGGAATTTTTAATTCTTTAATTACCGCAATACTTTGTGCTGCAAAGGCCTCATTAATTTCAAATAAATCTACTTCATCTATTTTCCAATTCGCTTTAGATAAAGCTTCTTGAATTGAAGGTATAGGTCCTAGTCCCATTAATGAAGGCTCAACTCCACAAGTAGCCCAAGATACAATTTTAACTAATGACTCTAATGATTTTTTTTCTGCTTGCTCTCTAGACATTAATACTAAAGCCGCAGCACCATCATTTATTCCTGAGGAATTTCCAGGTGTCACAGTCCCGTTTTCTTTAAATACTGTTTTTAATTTTTTTAAGTCACCTATACTTAAATTTTCTCTAGGATGTTCATCTTTTTCAAAAAAAAATTTTTTATCACCATCTTCAATTTGTAATTTTATCAGCTCATCTTTAAATTTATTTTCGCTATAAGCTTTTTCAGTTTTTTTCTGGGAATTTAAAGAAAAATTATCTTGTTCATCTCTAGAAATTTTATATTTTTCAGCAACATTCTCAGCTGTAACGCCCATATGATAATCGTTAAATGAATCAAGCAGACCATCTTTTATCATTGTGTCTACTAATTTGTTCTCAGAAAATTTTTGATCTTCTCTATAATAAATTGCATGATTTGCTCTAGACATATTTTCTTGACCACCTGCAATGACTATTTTATTTTCTCCTAAACTTATTGATTGATATCCCGAAACAACAGATCTTAATCCAGATCCACAAACCTGATTAATAATATGAGCAGGTTTAGAAACCGGTACTCCAGCACCAATTGAAGCTTGCCTAGCAGGATTTTGACCAAGTCCAGAAGTTAAAACGTGCCCCATAATTACTTCATCAATCTCTTCTAAATCTAATTTTGATTTATAAATTGCTTCTTTAATTGCAATTGATCCTAATTTTGATGCGCTAAGATTTTTTAAAGACCCTTTGTATCTTCCAATAGGAGTTCTTAGTGCTGAAGTTATTACAACATCCTTGGAGTTTTTGCTCATAAAGTAATTAACATAATATTTTATAAGTTAAATTACATCAAAAACTTTGATATATGGGATATATTATTAAAAAGGACCGCTGGCCAAATTGGATAAGGCGCTCGGCTACGAACCGGGAGATTCCAGATTCGAGTTCTGGGCGGTCCACCAAAAGGAAATAAAAATGTTTAATTGGATTTTAAAAGCATCTTTACAAAAATCAGTAATTTATTTTTTTATAATTATTTTAATTATTTTATTAATTTTAACTTTTGTATTATAAAAAATCATGGGCAATGAATTTGAGCAAATAAGTATTAAACCTGGATTCATGAAACACAATGGAGGTGTTTTATTTAGATCTATTTCAGAGAATGAATACGAATTTAAATCTATAATTAATGAAAATCATTTAAATGCTGCAGGAATAACTCATGGAGGCTATTTATCTGCTTTAATAGATGCTGGAGCGGGAACAGCAGCACATAGAGCTGCAGATAATGCACCCTGTGTAACTATTTCTTTAGATATAAAATTTATAGGTGCTTCAAAGGTTGGAGATGAAATTATTGGACATACAAAAATTTTAAAAAAAACAAATACTCTTATCTTTTTATTTTGTGAGCTAAAGTGTAATGATAAAATAATTACTTCTGCATCTGGAGTATGGAAAATTTTAAAAATAAAGCCCTCTAATTTAGGACCTGGTGGGTAATTTTACTCTTTTCTTTTTAAGTTAAAATAGCCAAACACTAGTAAAAATAATATTGCTATAGGATAAACAATATTTTTTGATGGTCTATCTGAATTTTCAATTTTAAATTCACTTATATAGTCTCCCATTTCAAAACCGCTTTTTTTTGCTTCTCCATTCCATTTCAAATTATCAACAACAATTTTATCATCTTGTTTCGTTAATGTAATTCCATAATCCTCTAAAGTAAATTTATCCTCAAAAGTATTTTTTGATATCACAAATAACTTATATCTTTCTCCATATAAACTAGGCCGTGTTATTTTAATTTGAATTTCTTTTGTTGAGTCTAATTTTATTAAATTAATTTTAGTAATTTGTTCATAATTATATTTTGGATAAAATTTATTTAAAACAAAATCAGGTGACAACAAAGAAATAGAAATAACTAAAAAAATAATTATTTCGTACCATTTAAGTTTATTAAAAAACCAGCCTTGTGTAGCTGATGTAAAAACTAAAATCCCAATTAAAGAAGTTGTAATTACAATTAATCCATGCCAAATATTTTCAATACCAATAAGTAAAAGTTCATGATTAAATAAAAATACAATCGGCAAAATTCCTGTTCTTAAACTATACCAAAAAGCTTGCACTCCTGTTCTTAAAGGATCTCCACCAGATATTCCTGCGGCTGCATAAGAGGCAAGTCCTACAGGCGGCGTTACATCAGCCATTAAGCCAAAATAGAAGACAAATAAATGAACTGCAATTAACGGAAAAATAAAACCTGAGGCATTCCCAACATCCACTAAAACTGTCGCCATTAAAGAAGCAACAACAACATAATTTGCAGTTGTTGGTAAACCCATTCCTAAAAGTAAACACAAAATAATTGTTAAAAATAATAGAATAGTAACATTATCTTTAGCTATAGATTCTATAACTATTATTAAATTTGTACTTAAACCTGTAGATCCAACAGCACCAACAATAATTCCTGCAGTTGCAATCGCTATACCAACAGCAACCATATTTAAAGCGCCTTTTTCAAAACCAACTATTGTTTGATTAAACCATTCTTTAAGAGCATCCTTTTTAATTTCATTTTTAATTAACAAATTAATTAGATTTACTAAAACTAAAGTAATCGTTGCGTAAAAAATTGAGTATGAAGCGGTAAATCTTAAGTAAACCAAAGTATAAATTAAAACAAATATTGGAATTAAAAAATGTACACCAGACAAAAATGTTTTCTTTAAATGAGGAACATCTGCATCATCCATTCCCTTAAGGTTTAATTTTAAAGCTTCTAAATGTGAAATATAAAATAATGCTATATAAGAAATAATTGCTGGCAAAAAAGCATGTTTAACTATCTCAAAGTAAGTCACACCAATAAAACTTGCCATCACAAATGCTGCAGCTCCCATAACAGGTGGCATAATTTGACCATTTACAGAGGAAGAAACTTCAATAGCGCCAGCTTTTTCCTTCGAAAAACCAGTTTTTTTCATAATTGGAATTGTAAATGTTCCAGTAGTAACTGTGTTTGCAATTGAAGATCCTGAAATTAATCCAGTCATACCGGAACCTAATATCGCAGCCTTTGCTGGTCCTCCTCGCATTTTTCCAACCATTGCAAAAGCAAGATCTAAAAAATATTTACCACCACCGGCGGTTTCGAGCAAAGCACCAAACAAAACGAATAAGAAAATAAAATCTACTGATACACCTATTGGAATTCCAAAAATTGCTTCTTGATCAAGCCACTGAAAACCTACAAGTCTATTTAATGATAAACCACCGTGTGAAATTATTTCAGGTGCATATCTTCCAAAATATGAAAACAACAAAAAACAACTAGCAATAATTACCAAAGGTAGGCCAATTGCTCTTCTGGTAGCTTCTAAAAGTATCAAAATACCACATCCTCCTAAGATTAATTCTAATGGGAAATTAAATGTTTCTGTTATTCTAAGATTTAAAAGTACACCTCCTCTTTCAACTAACTGATCATAAAAAAAATAAATATAGAGGCACGATATCGCCCCCATAAAACTGATCAAAACATCAAAAAATGAAATTTTCTTACCTTTAGATATTGGATAAATTAAAAAAGCTAAAGTTAAAGCAAAACCTAAATGAATTGCCCTTGCTGGCAATCCTTTGAACATTCCAAAATTTAACATAAATGGAAATGGTGAAGCGTACCAAAGTTGAAATAATGACCAAATAATTGCTATTGCTGAAACAATTTTCAAATGAAAACCAGTAATATTTCTAGTTGGTGATAAGTCCTCGCTTATTTTATTTTTAATTTTACTGCTGATTGAGTCGCTCATTAAAATTATTCATAACATAAAAAAAAGGCCCGGTAAAAATTACCAGGCCTTTTTAATTAATAAAAATTGGATTACATTAACCCAGCTTCTTTATAGTATTTTATTGCTCCTGGATGTAATGGAGCAGATAAACCATCTTTAA
Above is a genomic segment from Candidatus Pelagibacter sp. FZCC0015 containing:
- a CDS encoding acetyl-CoA C-acetyltransferase translates to MSKNSKDVVITSALRTPIGRYKGSLKNLSASKLGSIAIKEAIYKSKLDLEEIDEVIMGHVLTSGLGQNPARQASIGAGVPVSKPAHIINQVCGSGLRSVVSGYQSISLGENKIVIAGGQENMSRANHAIYYREDQKFSENKLVDTMIKDGLLDSFNDYHMGVTAENVAEKYKISRDEQDNFSLNSQKKTEKAYSENKFKDELIKLQIEDGDKKFFFEKDEHPRENLSIGDLKKLKTVFKENGTVTPGNSSGINDGAAALVLMSREQAEKKSLESLVKIVSWATCGVEPSLMGLGPIPSIQEALSKANWKIDEVDLFEINEAFAAQSIAVIKELKIPEQKVNVNGGAIALGHPIGASGARILVTLVHEMIKQDKKKGCAALCIGGGMGIAMCIERS
- a CDS encoding PaaI family thioesterase — encoded protein: MGNEFEQISIKPGFMKHNGGVLFRSISENEYEFKSIINENHLNAAGITHGGYLSALIDAGAGTAAHRAADNAPCVTISLDIKFIGASKVGDEIIGHTKILKKTNTLIFLFCELKCNDKIITSASGVWKILKIKPSNLGPGG
- a CDS encoding TRAP transporter permease, with the translated sequence MSDSISSKIKNKISEDLSPTRNITGFHLKIVSAIAIIWSLFQLWYASPFPFMLNFGMFKGLPARAIHLGFALTLAFLIYPISKGKKISFFDVLISFMGAISCLYIYFFYDQLVERGGVLLNLRITETFNFPLELILGGCGILILLEATRRAIGLPLVIIASCFLLFSYFGRYAPEIISHGGLSLNRLVGFQWLDQEAIFGIPIGVSVDFIFLFVLFGALLETAGGGKYFLDLAFAMVGKMRGGPAKAAILGSGMTGLISGSSIANTVTTGTFTIPIMKKTGFSKEKAGAIEVSSSVNGQIMPPVMGAAAFVMASFIGVTYFEIVKHAFLPAIISYIALFYISHLEALKLNLKGMDDADVPHLKKTFLSGVHFLIPIFVLIYTLVYLRFTASYSIFYATITLVLVNLINLLIKNEIKKDALKEWFNQTIVGFEKGALNMVAVGIAIATAGIIVGAVGSTGLSTNLIIVIESIAKDNVTILLFLTIILCLLLGMGLPTTANYVVVASLMATVLVDVGNASGFIFPLIAVHLFVFYFGLMADVTPPVGLASYAAAGISGGDPLRTGVQAFWYSLRTGILPIVFLFNHELLLIGIENIWHGLIVITTSLIGILVFTSATQGWFFNKLKWYEIIIFLVISISLLSPDFVLNKFYPKYNYEQITKINLIKLDSTKEIQIKITRPSLYGERYKLFVISKNTFEDKFTLEDYGITLTKQDDKIVVDNLKWNGEAKKSGFEMGDYISEFKIENSDRPSKNIVYPIAILFLLVFGYFNLKRKE